In Mercurialis annua linkage group LG6, ddMerAnnu1.2, whole genome shotgun sequence, the following are encoded in one genomic region:
- the LOC126688120 gene encoding non-specific lipid-transfer protein 3-like produces the protein MAKAMIATLVIVLLNLVLLFSTPAESEPITEPISGIECSKVVKYGIPCLDYVRDKENKPSQKCCDGIKELASYCKNQADRQAACECLKKKVEHMKIDVSRLLHLPKKCGMTNTFGYGVNINIDCKMVP, from the exons ATGGCGAAGGCAATGATCGCGACTCTAGTAATCGTGTTGCTCAATCTAGTCCTACTATTTTCAACTCCAGCTGAGTCCGAGCCTATAACCGAGCCTATAAGCGGAATTGAATGTTCGAAAGTGGTGAAGTACGGTATTCCATGCCTGGATTATGTGCGCGACAAAGAAAATAAACCTTCGCAGAAATGCTGCGACGGAATTAAAGAATTGGCTTCATATTGCAAAAATCAAGCTGATCGTCAAGCTGCCTGTGAATGTCTCAAGAAAAAAGTCGAACATATGAAAATCGATGTCAGTCGCCTTCTTCACCTTCCTAAGAAATGTGGAATGACCAATACTTTTGGTTATGGAGTTAACATTAACATTGACTGCAAGAT GGTTCCGTAA
- the LOC126688119 gene encoding cyclic nucleotide-gated ion channel 1-like: MKGNKFVRFQDWSSDKSFTSDKGSVYSSDDGFYARKVKPTISAVRDSIHRSWETGYERIKSMRRPSSLIRISSNLQQQQQPENQEPCSKKKILDPQGQFLQKWNKIFVIACFIAVSLDPLFFYIPVIDGEKKCLDLDKKLEIIACVLRTFIDLFYLLHIIFQFRTGFIAPSSRVFGRGELVEVPFLVAKRYLTSNFFIDVLSILPLPQIVVLFIIPSLDGPVSLVAKDLLKIIILCQYVPRIIRIFPLLGVVTRTSGILAETTWAGAVSNLCLYMLASHIIGAFWYLLSIERKHTCWRKYCKAPMCISDDLYCGAHRDVANSTLINFLNESCPIISPDDIKNSTVFNFGIFYDALESEIVESWSFPNKFMYCFWWGLRNLSALGQNLKTSTSGVEILFAIAICIAGLVLFSLLIGNMQKYLQSTTVRVEEMRVKRRDADQWMAHRMLPENLRERIRKYEQYKWQETRGVEEQTLIRSLPKDLRRDINRHLCFNLILRVPMLAKMDEQILDAICDRLRPTLYTKNSYIVREGDPVDEMLFIMRGDLMSVTTNGGRTGFFNAVYLKAGDFCGEGLLTWALDPQSTSNLPISSRTVQALTEVEAFALVAEDLKSVASQFRRLHHKDIQHTFRFFSVQWRTWATCFIQAAWRRYCRRRQAKSLREVEERLQDALAKDAAASPSLGATIYASQFAANLLKNMRQNAGRPPRVPQRLALVPQKPTDPDFSAHNH, from the exons ATGAAGGGAAATAAATTTGTCAG gTTTCAAGATTGGAGTTCGGACAAATCGTTTACTTCGGACAAGGGGTCGGTATATTCAAGTGATGATGGATTTTATGCAAGAAAAGTCAAGCCAACAATAAGCGCTGTTCGTGACAGTATTCACCGATCATGGGAGACAGGTTACGAGAGGATTAAAAGTATGAGAAGACCGTCGTCACTGATAAGAATCAGTAGTAAtttgcagcagcagcagcaaccgGAGAATCAAGAACCATGCAGTAAAAAGAAGATTCTTGATCCGCAGGGTCAATTTCTTCAGAAATGGAACAAAATCTTTGTTATTGCTTGTTTCATTGCGGTTTCATTAgaccctttgttcttttatATTCCGGTCATTGATGGCGAAAAGAAATGCCTTGATTTGGATAAGAAACTGGAAATAATTGCCTGTGTTCTTCGGACTTTTATCGATTTGTTCTATTTGCTGCACATTATTTTTCAGTTCCGAACTGGGTTTATCGCCCCTTCGTCTCGTGTGTTTGGAAGGGGTGAGCTTGTTGAGGTTCCTTTTTTGGTGGCTAAAAGATATCTGACTTCCAACTTTTTCATTGATGTTCTTTCAATTCTGCCACTTCCTCAG ATAGTGGTTTTATTCATCATTCCAAGCTTGGACGGTCCAGTTTCGTTGGTGGCGAAAGACTTGTTGAAGATCATTATCTTATGCCAGTATGTGCCGAGAATTATCAGAATATTTCCTCTGCTCGGAGTAGTAACTAGAACTTCTGGTATTCTTGCTGAAACTACATGGGCTGGAGCTGTTTCCAATCTCTGCCTTTATATGCTTGCCAGTCAT ATAATTGGAGCATTTTGGTACCTGTTGTCGATAGAACGAAAACATACATGCTGGCGTAAATACTGTAAGGCTCCGATGTGTATCTCTGACGATTTGTACTGCGGAGCTCATAGAGATGTAGCTAATTCGACTTTGATCAATTTTTTGAATGAGTCATGCCCTATTATCTCACCGGATGATATTAAAAATTCAACTGTGTTTAACTTTGGGATATTCTACGATGCGTTAGAATCCGAAATTGTCGAATCGTGGAGTTTTCCAAATAAATTCATGTACTGCTTTTGGTGGGGTTTGCGTAATCTGAGTGCTCTTGGCCAGAACCTGAAAACAAGCACTTCTGGAGTGGAGATACTCTTCGCTATTGCTATTTGCATTGCtggattggttttattttcACTTCTTATCGGCAATATGCAG AAATATTTGCAATCAACAACAGTTAGAGTAGAGGAAATGAGAGTGAAAAGACGCGATGCAGATCAATGGATGGCTCACCGAATGCTTCCTGAAAACCTGAGGGAGCGAATCAGGAAGTATGAGCAATACAAATGGCAAGAAACAAGAGGCGTGGAGGAGCAGACTCTGATCCGATCTCTTCCTAAAGATCTCAGGAGGGACATAAATCGACATCTTTGCTTCAATTTAATTCTGAGAGTACCAATGCTTGCGAAAATGGATGAACAAATTCTGGATGCAATTTGTGATCGTCTCAGGCCAACGCTTTACACGAAAAACAGTTACATTGTTCGCGAAGGTGATCCGGTGGATGAGATGCTATTTATAATGCGAGGTGATCTAATGAGTGTGACTACGAATGGCGGAAGAACTGGTTTTTTCAATGCTGTTTATCTGAAGGCCGGCGATTTCTGTGGGGAAGGGCTTCTGACATGGGCGTTGGATCCGCAATCAACTTCCAATCTTCCCATCTCAAGTAGAACTGTACAAGCTTTAACGGAAGTCGAAGCTTTTGCTTTAGTTGCTGAAGACTTAAAATCCGTTGCCTCTCAGTTCCGTCGTCTACACCACAAGGATATCCAGCATACTTTTAG GTTTTTCTCAGTGCAATGGAGGACGTGGGCGACGTGCTTTATACAAGCAGCTTGGCGGCGATACTGCAGGAGGAGGCAAGCGAAAAGCCTACGCGAAGTAGAAGAAAGGTTGCAAGATGCTTTGGCAAAAGATGCTGCAGCCTCGCCAAGCCTTGGTGCTACCAtttatgcatcacaatttgcTGCCAATCTATTGAAAAATATGAGGCAAAACGCCGGACGACCGCCAAGAGTGCCGCAGAGACTAGCCCTGGTGCCTCAGAAACCTACGGATCCTGATTTTTCTGCTCACAATCACTAG